In the Flavobacterium acetivorans genome, one interval contains:
- a CDS encoding triple tyrosine motif-containing protein codes for MKTKLTFLFLGLCLSIFAQELPPIVKYTPNLYGAGNQNWMISQDKNHYLFFANNEGLLEYNGSNWELYLSPNETIIRSVKVIDGKVYTGSYMEFGFWTRKSNGKLSYTSLSQTIKNKLLDDEQFWNILNFDQWVIFQSLNRIYIYDSKGATIKIISPDKGINKSFRASNSIYFQTVDGALFEIESGKGRLISDHPVLQKNRIINISAINVGLLIQTQLNGFYKLIGNDLSKFSTEADSQLLASSVYSSQVLSDGNIAIGTVSNGIFIIDNVGKIKYHISQSKGLSNNTALSLFEDVDGNLWVGLDNGINCINLQSAIHAFVDNTGILGTVYSSKLFKGNLYIGTNQGLFYKKYRSSDTFKFISGTKGQVWSLFEYDGTLFCGHDSGTFIIEEGSAKNISPFSGTWQFETVPYKKELLLQGNYYGISVLEKVNKQWVFRNKISGFDYSSKCFEIVSTNEIYVSHEYKGIFRLQLDNKLEKVNSFSSYRTPKKGKNASLIKFNNSIYYAYKEGVFKLNNKTKQFEKDKLLSAVFEKDEYTSGKLIVDNSNKIWLFSKNYIHYFSLSKINNQLKQNVISIPSSLTNSMLGYENISQLSSSDYLIGTTDGYYIMNINDLSFKNYNVSITNITTNKLNSAYSSQSIGEKGDFKFDDNNISFSFTVPEYNKYINVEYQYVLEGGQEEWSVWSTKSTVNFKKLSPGDYTFKVRAKFSNSTLDDTATYSFTIRKPWYATNVAIFIYIIFIFVMGYYIHRAYKNYYHKQKEKLIEENNLLLEIKELENEQQMMRIRNEQLSQDVDSKSRELAVSTMSLNSKNELLTFIKEDLKKTNKDGNRSIKSVISTINKNISKDDTWNVFQEAFDRADKDFLKKIKLLHPSLTPNDLKLCAYLRLNLSSKEVAPLLNISVRSVEIKRYRLRKKMELSHEQGLVEYILNV; via the coding sequence TTGAAAACTAAACTTACTTTTTTATTTTTAGGACTCTGTCTGTCAATTTTTGCACAAGAATTACCTCCAATAGTAAAATATACACCAAATCTCTATGGTGCAGGAAATCAAAACTGGATGATTTCTCAGGATAAAAATCATTATTTGTTCTTTGCTAACAATGAAGGACTCCTAGAGTATAATGGTTCTAACTGGGAATTGTACCTGTCACCAAATGAAACAATTATTCGTTCTGTAAAAGTAATTGATGGTAAAGTCTATACGGGGAGCTATATGGAATTTGGTTTTTGGACAAGAAAATCTAATGGAAAACTCAGTTACACTTCTTTGAGTCAAACGATTAAAAATAAACTTCTTGATGATGAGCAGTTTTGGAATATTTTAAATTTTGACCAATGGGTAATTTTCCAATCCTTAAATCGAATTTATATATATGATTCTAAAGGAGCTACTATCAAAATCATATCACCTGATAAAGGCATAAATAAATCTTTTAGAGCCAGTAATTCTATTTATTTTCAAACTGTAGATGGAGCACTTTTTGAAATTGAGAGTGGTAAGGGACGATTAATTTCTGACCATCCTGTTTTGCAGAAAAATAGGATAATCAATATTTCCGCAATTAATGTGGGACTTTTAATCCAAACACAATTAAATGGATTTTATAAACTGATAGGGAATGATTTATCTAAATTTTCGACAGAAGCAGATTCCCAACTCTTAGCAAGTAGTGTTTATAGTAGCCAGGTGCTTTCAGATGGTAATATTGCAATTGGGACGGTTTCTAATGGGATTTTTATTATAGATAATGTAGGTAAAATAAAATATCATATTTCTCAAAGTAAAGGATTGAGTAATAACACGGCTTTGTCTTTGTTTGAGGATGTCGATGGAAATCTTTGGGTTGGTCTGGATAACGGTATAAATTGTATAAATCTCCAATCAGCGATTCATGCTTTTGTTGACAATACAGGTATTCTGGGAACTGTTTATAGTTCTAAATTATTTAAAGGAAATTTATATATTGGAACTAATCAAGGATTGTTTTACAAAAAATATCGAAGTAGCGATACTTTTAAATTCATTTCGGGAACTAAAGGACAAGTCTGGTCTTTATTTGAATACGATGGAACTTTATTTTGCGGACATGATTCAGGAACATTTATTATAGAAGAAGGTAGCGCAAAAAATATATCTCCTTTTTCCGGAACATGGCAGTTTGAAACTGTTCCCTATAAAAAAGAGCTTTTACTTCAAGGGAATTATTATGGTATTTCTGTATTAGAGAAAGTAAATAAACAGTGGGTTTTTAGAAACAAAATTTCAGGTTTTGACTATTCGTCTAAGTGTTTTGAAATTGTAAGCACAAATGAAATTTATGTAAGTCATGAGTACAAAGGTATTTTTAGGCTGCAATTAGATAATAAATTAGAAAAAGTAAATTCTTTTAGCTCCTATAGAACTCCCAAAAAGGGAAAAAATGCAAGTTTGATCAAGTTTAATAATAGTATTTATTACGCCTACAAAGAAGGAGTTTTCAAGCTGAATAATAAAACGAAGCAATTTGAAAAAGATAAGTTATTAAGCGCTGTTTTTGAAAAAGACGAATATACATCTGGGAAATTGATTGTAGATAATTCTAATAAAATCTGGTTATTTTCTAAGAATTATATTCATTATTTTTCCTTGAGCAAAATAAATAACCAACTGAAGCAAAATGTAATCTCTATCCCCTCGTCGTTGACTAATTCTATGTTAGGGTATGAAAATATATCACAGCTGTCCAGTTCTGACTATCTTATAGGGACAACCGATGGCTATTATATTATGAATATTAATGATTTAAGTTTTAAAAACTACAATGTGTCTATCACTAATATTACTACAAATAAATTAAATAGCGCCTATAGTAGTCAATCTATTGGAGAAAAGGGAGATTTTAAATTTGATGATAATAACATTAGTTTCAGTTTTACTGTACCTGAATATAATAAATATATTAATGTTGAATATCAATATGTATTAGAAGGGGGACAGGAGGAATGGAGTGTATGGAGTACAAAATCAACAGTGAATTTTAAAAAATTATCACCTGGAGATTATACCTTCAAAGTCAGAGCTAAATTTTCAAATTCAACCTTGGATGATACTGCCACATATTCATTTACAATTCGCAAGCCTTGGTATGCAACTAACGTCGCTATTTTTATATATATCATTTTTATTTTTGTAATGGGGTATTATATTCATAGAGCCTATAAAAATTATTATCACAAACAGAAAGAAAAGTTGATCGAGGAGAATAATCTTTTATTAGAGATAAAAGAATTGGAAAATGAGCAACAAATGATGCGAATTAGAAACGAACAGCTTTCTCAAGATGTGGATTCTAAAAGTAGAGAGCTAGCGGTCTCGACAATGAGCTTAAATAGTAAGAATGAGTTGTTGACTTTTATTAAAGAAGACTTGAAAAAAACAAATAAAGACGGGAATAGAAGTATAAAATCAGTGATTTCTACAATAAATAAAAACATATCCAAAGATGATACTTGGAATGTTTTTCAGGAAGCTTTTGACAGAGCCGACAAAGATTTCTTGAAAAAAATTAAATTATTGCACCCTTCCTTAACGCCCAATGATCTTAAACTGTGTGCCTACCTTAGATTAAATCTGTCTTCTAAAGAAGTGGCTCCATTATTGAATATTTCTGTGCGTAGTGTCGAAATAAAAAGATACCGTTTGAGGAAAAAAATGGAATTATCTCATGAACAAGGTCTTGTAGAGTATATACTAAATGTATAG
- the uvrA gene encoding excinuclease ABC subunit UvrA gives MQVDISKIDPKKNIIIKGAQVHNLKNVDVVIPRNKLVVITGLSGSGKSSLAFDTLYAEGQRRYVESLSSYARQFLGRLDKPKVEYIKGIAPAIAIEQKVNTTNARSTVGTSTEIYDYMKLLFARIGRTFSPVSGQEVKKNTVTDVVTDVKNFDLDSKWLLLAPIHLEEGRKLEDKLKVLLQQGFSRILVENQMIRLDEIDQHSLDNKDITLIIDRIVVKEEEEFYNRLADAVQTAFYEGKGICYLQELNSEKRFSYSNNFEMDGITFMEPNVHLFSFNNPYGACPVCEGYGNIIGIDAELVIPNTTLSIYENAIFPWRGESMSWFRDELVNHAYKFDFPIHKPFYQLTDDQKELIWTGNKYFQGLNDFFKELEEKNYKIQNRVMLSRYRGKTKCYSCKGKRLRIEASYVKINSKTVSDLVDSPIKHLVTFFANIELDLYEKQIAKRLLVEINNRLSFLTEVGLDYLTLNRNSSTLSGGESQRINLATSLGSSLVGSMYILDEPSIGLHPKDTERLIKVLISLRDLGNTVIVVEHDEDIMNAADMIIDIGPEAGTFGGELVAQGTYDEILKSTSLTAKYLNGDLEISVPKKRRPFKNCIEIKGARENNLQNIDVTFPLDVLTVITGVSGSGKSTLVKKILFPAMQKKLENVGEKAGQFTEISGSFSQIKHIEYVDQNPIGRSSRSNPVTYIKAYDDIRELYAKEKLSKIRGYQAKHFSFNVDGGRCETCKGEGSINVEMVFMADVQLPCETCNGKRFKKEVLEVAFADKNIHDVLTMTIDDAVAFFETNQQHKITQKLKPLQDVGLGYVQLGQSSSTLSGGEAQRIKLASFLVKGATKEKALFVFDEPTTGLHFHDIKKLLASFDALIDKGHSILVIEHNLDLIKCADWIIDLGPEGGENGGQLLAEGTPEEVVKNKKSITGKYLKEKL, from the coding sequence ATGCAAGTTGACATTTCTAAAATAGATCCAAAGAAAAATATCATTATAAAAGGCGCTCAAGTACACAATCTAAAAAATGTGGACGTAGTGATTCCCCGAAACAAGCTCGTTGTAATTACCGGTCTTTCCGGTTCCGGAAAATCGAGCTTGGCCTTTGATACTTTGTATGCCGAAGGTCAGCGTCGTTATGTAGAAAGTCTATCATCTTATGCCAGACAATTTCTTGGAAGATTGGACAAACCAAAAGTAGAATACATCAAAGGTATAGCTCCTGCTATTGCCATTGAACAAAAAGTGAATACCACAAATGCTCGATCTACAGTAGGAACTTCTACTGAGATCTATGACTATATGAAATTACTGTTTGCGCGAATTGGGCGTACTTTTTCTCCCGTTTCTGGACAAGAAGTCAAAAAAAACACCGTAACCGATGTGGTGACCGATGTCAAAAATTTTGATCTGGACAGCAAATGGTTACTACTGGCTCCTATTCACTTAGAAGAAGGAAGAAAATTAGAAGACAAGTTAAAAGTATTATTACAACAGGGATTTTCCAGAATTTTAGTTGAAAATCAAATGATTCGTTTAGACGAAATCGATCAACATTCATTAGATAATAAAGACATTACGCTCATTATTGACCGAATCGTAGTCAAAGAGGAGGAGGAATTTTACAACAGACTCGCTGATGCGGTGCAAACTGCTTTTTATGAAGGAAAAGGCATCTGCTACTTACAAGAACTAAATTCCGAGAAAAGATTTTCTTATTCCAATAATTTTGAGATGGATGGAATTACTTTTATGGAGCCAAACGTTCATTTGTTCAGTTTCAACAACCCTTATGGAGCCTGTCCTGTGTGCGAAGGATACGGAAATATCATAGGAATCGATGCCGAATTAGTGATTCCAAATACGACTTTGTCGATATACGAAAACGCTATTTTCCCTTGGCGTGGCGAAAGCATGAGTTGGTTTCGAGACGAACTGGTAAATCATGCCTACAAATTTGATTTCCCCATTCACAAACCGTTCTATCAATTGACAGATGACCAAAAGGAATTGATATGGACCGGAAATAAATACTTTCAGGGGCTAAATGATTTTTTTAAAGAATTAGAAGAAAAAAATTATAAAATTCAAAATCGAGTAATGCTTTCCCGTTACCGAGGTAAAACCAAATGTTATTCCTGCAAAGGAAAACGTTTACGAATTGAAGCATCTTATGTTAAAATCAATTCGAAAACGGTCTCTGACTTAGTTGATTCGCCTATTAAGCATTTGGTTACTTTCTTTGCCAATATTGAATTAGATCTTTACGAAAAACAAATTGCCAAAAGATTATTAGTCGAAATCAACAACAGATTGTCCTTCTTGACCGAAGTAGGCTTGGATTACCTAACCTTAAACAGAAACTCATCGACACTTTCCGGAGGAGAATCCCAACGCATCAACTTAGCAACATCACTAGGCAGTAGCTTGGTGGGTTCGATGTACATTCTTGATGAACCCAGTATTGGTTTGCACCCAAAAGATACAGAACGCCTTATAAAAGTACTAATATCGTTACGCGATTTAGGCAATACCGTTATTGTGGTCGAACATGATGAGGACATCATGAATGCTGCTGATATGATTATTGACATAGGTCCTGAAGCAGGAACCTTTGGAGGAGAATTAGTCGCTCAAGGAACTTATGATGAGATATTGAAATCGACTTCCCTGACAGCAAAATATTTGAATGGAGATCTAGAGATTTCAGTTCCAAAAAAACGTAGACCTTTCAAGAATTGTATCGAAATAAAAGGAGCAAGAGAGAACAATCTGCAAAATATTGACGTGACATTCCCGCTCGATGTACTAACGGTTATCACAGGTGTTTCAGGAAGTGGAAAGAGTACGCTTGTCAAGAAAATTTTGTTCCCAGCCATGCAAAAAAAGCTGGAAAATGTAGGTGAAAAAGCAGGACAATTCACTGAAATTAGCGGTTCTTTTTCACAAATAAAACATATTGAATATGTAGACCAAAACCCAATCGGAAGAAGTTCGCGGTCTAATCCAGTAACCTATATCAAGGCTTATGATGATATTAGAGAATTGTATGCCAAGGAAAAGTTATCCAAAATAAGAGGCTATCAGGCCAAACATTTTTCTTTTAATGTAGATGGTGGCCGATGCGAAACCTGTAAAGGAGAAGGCTCTATAAATGTTGAAATGGTTTTCATGGCCGATGTTCAGTTGCCTTGTGAAACCTGTAATGGAAAACGTTTTAAGAAAGAAGTACTCGAAGTAGCCTTTGCCGATAAAAACATCCATGATGTACTGACAATGACTATTGATGATGCTGTTGCTTTTTTTGAAACCAACCAACAACATAAAATAACTCAGAAACTAAAACCGCTGCAAGATGTAGGATTAGGCTATGTACAATTAGGACAATCATCGTCTACACTCTCTGGTGGTGAAGCCCAAAGAATAAAACTAGCTTCTTTCTTGGTAAAAGGAGCTACAAAAGAAAAAGCATTATTTGTCTTTGACGAACCTACAACCGGATTGCACTTTCATG